From Enterococcus wangshanyuanii, the proteins below share one genomic window:
- the rnz gene encoding ribonuclease Z, translating to MELQFLGTGAGVPAKHRNVSSIALKLLDERNAVWLFDCGEGTQLQILKSNIRPRKIEKIFITHLHGDHIFGLPGLLSSRSFQGGNERLELYGPVGIASFVRTALKVSQTRLSYELKIIEIDKEGGTVFSDKQFKVSCLPLDHGIASFGFRIVEADHEGELQVEKLKALNIPSGPIYGKIKRGETVTLPDGQEINGKDFVGEQKQGRTVTILGDTRKTKNSISLADHADILVHESTFNKEEEKMAKAYFHSTSHQAAQVALEANVEKLILTHISARYLTGDIIQLENEAKEIFPKTKIVKDMDIIDIPFKDEGDK from the coding sequence ATGGAATTACAATTTTTAGGTACAGGAGCTGGGGTTCCAGCAAAACACCGCAATGTCAGTAGCATTGCATTAAAGCTATTAGATGAAAGAAATGCAGTTTGGCTATTCGATTGTGGAGAAGGCACACAACTGCAAATTCTAAAAAGTAATATTCGCCCAAGAAAAATCGAAAAAATCTTTATCACTCATCTACACGGAGATCATATTTTTGGTTTACCTGGACTATTGAGCAGCCGTTCATTTCAGGGGGGAAATGAGCGATTAGAACTGTATGGACCTGTGGGGATTGCTTCATTTGTACGTACGGCACTAAAAGTTTCACAAACGCGCTTATCTTATGAACTAAAGATTATCGAGATCGATAAAGAGGGCGGCACTGTTTTCTCCGACAAACAGTTTAAAGTTTCATGTTTACCGCTGGATCACGGAATCGCTAGTTTTGGTTTTCGAATTGTTGAAGCGGATCATGAGGGCGAATTACAGGTTGAAAAACTAAAAGCCTTGAACATCCCATCTGGTCCGATCTACGGCAAAATCAAACGTGGTGAGACAGTTACACTGCCGGATGGACAGGAAATCAACGGAAAAGATTTTGTTGGAGAACAGAAACAAGGACGAACGGTAACCATTTTAGGTGATACTAGAAAAACTAAAAATAGTATTTCCTTAGCTGACCATGCCGATATTCTCGTTCACGAAAGTACGTTCAACAAAGAGGAAGAGAAAATGGCGAAAGCCTATTTCCATTCTACAAGTCATCAAGCTGCACAAGTAGCTTTAGAGGCTAATGTCGAGAAATTAATTTTAACTCACATTAGTGCTCGCTATTTAACAGGTGATATTATTCAACTGGAAAATGAAGCCAAAGAGATTTTTCCCAAAACAAAAATCGTGAAAGATATGGATATCATCGATATACCGTTTAAGGATGAGGGGGATAAGTGA